One part of the Humulus lupulus chromosome 9, drHumLupu1.1, whole genome shotgun sequence genome encodes these proteins:
- the LOC133800503 gene encoding two-pore potassium channel 3-like isoform X1 — MEKEPLLPYVRRWPPPPPLLPQLCTLPENDEISLPLTPSELKDHLIFGPPSSPQESSPIVDALTLSLNSSRASPSSSTTTSVSLDPTSPRDSSLLFQSSPTWLLDPNYPSWNKTNLHRSRTAPAMAVINDTNHPVSSKPQFGTSIVKQGFVLLLVYLSFGVLIYSLNRHNFVANETHPVVDALYFCIVTMCTIGYGDITPNSAATKLFSVLFVLVGFGFVDILLSGMVSYVLDLQESHLLSSVKGVGEKKKENARSYIIDFKKGRMRIRMKVALALGVVVLCIGLGVGVMHFVERLGWLDSFYLSVMSVTTVGYGDRAFKSMTGRIFASVWLLVSTLAVARAFLYLAEARVDKRHRKMAKWILGQDMTISEFLAADIDNNGFVSVLISFLKKEIEAFVLTDLLSGKQPLLLAEEKRGNNQNNHKNKNKPNNKTQQLL; from the exons ATGGAGAAAGAGCCGTTATTGCCATACGTGAGGAGGTGGCCGCCGCCGCCACCGCTGCTTCCCCAGCTATGCACTCTCCCTGAAAACGACGAAATCTCTCTCCCATTAACGCCTTCTGAGCTCAAGGACCATCTCATCTTCGGTCCACCTTCTTCGCCTCAAGAATCTTCCCCCATAGTCGATGCTTTAACCCTTTCCCTCAACTCATCCAGAgcctctccttcttcttccacCACCACAAGTGTCTCTCTCGACCCAACTAGCCCAAGGGATAGCTCGTTGTTGTTTCAGTCCTCACCCACGTGGCTTCTTGACCCAAATTACCCATCTTGGAACAAAACCAATCTTCATCGATCCAGAACCGCACCAGCCATGGCTGTCATAAACGACACCAATCACCCTGTCAGTTCCAAGCCCCAGTTCGGGACATCGATTGTCAAGCAAGGTTTCGTTCTTCTCTTGGTGTATTTATCATTTGGGGTTCTGATATATTCTTTGAATAGGCATAATTTTGTGGCTAATGAGACTCACCCTGTTGTGGACGCTTTGTACTTTTGTATTGTCACAATGTGTACCATTGGTTATGGTGATATCACCCCTAATAGTGCTGCCACCAAGCTTTTCTCTGTGCTGTTTGTGTTAGTTGGGTTTGGTTTTGTTGATATCTTGCTTAGTGGGATGGTTAGCTATGTGCTTGATTTGCAAGAGAGTCATTTGCTTAGCAGTGTTAAAGGTGTtggggagaagaagaaagagaatgCTAGATCGTATATAATTGATTTCAAGAAAGGGAGAATGAGGATTAGAATGAAGGTGGCTTTGGCATTAGGTGTTGTGGTTCTTTGTATTGGATTAGGAGTTGGGGTTATGCATTTTGTGGAGAGACTAGGGTGGTTGGACTCCTTTTATCTTTCGGTTATGTCAGTTACTACTGTTGGGTATGGAGACCGGGCATTCAAATCTATGACTGGCCGGATTTTCGCTTCGGTTTGGCTGCTTGTGTCGACGCTCGCTGTTGCTCGAGCTTTTCTGTATTTGGCTGAGGCAAGAGTGGACAAACGGCATAGGAAGATGGCAAAGTGGATACTTGGTCAGGACATGACTATCTCTGAGTTTCTTGCTGCTGATATTGACAACAATGGTTTTGTTAG TGTGCTTATTTCTTTTCTGAAAAAAGAGATAGAGGCTTTTGTCTTaactgacctcctctcaggtaaACAACCCTTACTTTTGGCGGAGGAAAAACGTGGTAACAATCAAAACAaccacaaaaacaaaaacaaacccaACAACAAAACACAACAACTACTCTAG
- the LOC133800503 gene encoding two-pore potassium channel 3-like isoform X2, giving the protein MEKEPLLPYVRRWPPPPPLLPQLCTLPENDEISLPLTPSELKDHLIFGPPSSPQESSPIVDALTLSLNSSRASPSSSTTTSVSLDPTSPRDSSLLFQSSPTWLLDPNYPSWNKTNLHRSRTAPAMAVINDTNHPVSSKPQFGTSIVKQGFVLLLVYLSFGVLIYSLNRHNFVANETHPVVDALYFCIVTMCTIGYGDITPNSAATKLFSVLFVLVGFGFVDILLSGMVSYVLDLQESHLLSSVKGVGEKKKENARSYIIDFKKGRMRIRMKVALALGVVVLCIGLGVGVMHFVERLGWLDSFYLSVMSVTTVGYGDRAFKSMTGRIFASVWLLVSTLAVARAFLYLAEARVDKRHRKMAKWILGQDMTISEFLAADIDNNGFVSKSEFVIYKLKEMGKISEKDILLICNKFDMLDTGNCGKITLADLMDSHH; this is encoded by the exons ATGGAGAAAGAGCCGTTATTGCCATACGTGAGGAGGTGGCCGCCGCCGCCACCGCTGCTTCCCCAGCTATGCACTCTCCCTGAAAACGACGAAATCTCTCTCCCATTAACGCCTTCTGAGCTCAAGGACCATCTCATCTTCGGTCCACCTTCTTCGCCTCAAGAATCTTCCCCCATAGTCGATGCTTTAACCCTTTCCCTCAACTCATCCAGAgcctctccttcttcttccacCACCACAAGTGTCTCTCTCGACCCAACTAGCCCAAGGGATAGCTCGTTGTTGTTTCAGTCCTCACCCACGTGGCTTCTTGACCCAAATTACCCATCTTGGAACAAAACCAATCTTCATCGATCCAGAACCGCACCAGCCATGGCTGTCATAAACGACACCAATCACCCTGTCAGTTCCAAGCCCCAGTTCGGGACATCGATTGTCAAGCAAGGTTTCGTTCTTCTCTTGGTGTATTTATCATTTGGGGTTCTGATATATTCTTTGAATAGGCATAATTTTGTGGCTAATGAGACTCACCCTGTTGTGGACGCTTTGTACTTTTGTATTGTCACAATGTGTACCATTGGTTATGGTGATATCACCCCTAATAGTGCTGCCACCAAGCTTTTCTCTGTGCTGTTTGTGTTAGTTGGGTTTGGTTTTGTTGATATCTTGCTTAGTGGGATGGTTAGCTATGTGCTTGATTTGCAAGAGAGTCATTTGCTTAGCAGTGTTAAAGGTGTtggggagaagaagaaagagaatgCTAGATCGTATATAATTGATTTCAAGAAAGGGAGAATGAGGATTAGAATGAAGGTGGCTTTGGCATTAGGTGTTGTGGTTCTTTGTATTGGATTAGGAGTTGGGGTTATGCATTTTGTGGAGAGACTAGGGTGGTTGGACTCCTTTTATCTTTCGGTTATGTCAGTTACTACTGTTGGGTATGGAGACCGGGCATTCAAATCTATGACTGGCCGGATTTTCGCTTCGGTTTGGCTGCTTGTGTCGACGCTCGCTGTTGCTCGAGCTTTTCTGTATTTGGCTGAGGCAAGAGTGGACAAACGGCATAGGAAGATGGCAAAGTGGATACTTGGTCAGGACATGACTATCTCTGAGTTTCTTGCTGCTGATATTGACAACAATGGTTTTGTTAG TAAATCAGAATTTGTCATATACAAACTGAAGGAGATGGGGAAGATTTCAGAGAAAGATATCTTGCTGATCTGCAACAAGTTTGATATGCTTGATACTGGAAACTGCGGAAAGATAACTCTTGCAGATCTCATGGACAGTCATCATTGA